NNNNNNNNNNNNNNNNNNNNNNNNNNNNNNNNNNNNNNNNNNNNNNNNNNNNNNNNNNNNNNNNNNNNNNNNNNNNNNNNNNNNNNNNNNNNNNNNNNNNNNNNNNNNNNNNNNNNNNNNNNNNNNNNNNNNNNNNNNNNNNNNNNNNNNNNNNNNNNNNNNNNNNNNNNNNNNNNNNNNNNNNNNNNNNNNNNNNNNNNNNNNNNNNNNNNNNNNNNNNNNNNNNNNNNNNNNNNNNNNNNNNNNNNNNNNNNNNNNNNNNNNNNNNNNNNNNNNNNNNNNNNNNNNNNNNNNNNNNNNNNNNNNNNNNNNNNNNNNNNNNNNNNNNNNNNNNNNNNNNNNNNNNNNNNNNNNNNNNNNNNNNNNNNNNNNNNNNNNNNNNNNNNNNNNNNNNNNNNNNNNNNNNNNNNNNNNNNNNNNNNNNNNNNNNNNNNNNNNNNNNNNNNNNNNNNNNNNNNNNNNNNNNNNNNNNNNNNNNNNNNNNNNNNNNNNNNNNNNNNNNNNNNNNNNNNNNNNNNNNNNNNNNNNNNNNNNNNNNNNNNNNNNNNNNNNNNNNNNNNNNNNNNNNNNNNNNNNNNNNNNNNNNNNNNNNNNNNNNNNNNNNNNNNNNNNNNNNNNNNNNNNNNNNNNNNNNNNNNNNNNNNNNNNNNNNNNNNNNNNNNNNNNNNNNNNNNNNNNNNNNNNNNNNNNNNNNNNNNNNNNNNNNNNNNNNNNNNNNNNNNNNNNNNNNNNNNNNNNNNNNNNNNNNNNNNNNNNNNNNNNNNNNNNNNNNNNNNNNNNNNNNNNNNNNNNNNNNNNNNNNNNNNNNNNNNNNNNNNNNNNNNNNNNNNNNNNNNNNNNNNNNNNNNNNNNNNNNNNNNNNNNNNNNNNNNNNNNNNNNNNNNNNNNNNNNNNNNNNNNNNNNNNNNNNNNNNNNNNNNNNNNNNNNNNNNNNNNNNNNNNNNNNNNNNNNNNNNNNNNNNNNNNNNNNNNNNNNNNNNNNNNNNNNNNNNNNNNNNNNNNNNNNNNNNNNNNNNNNNNNNNNNNNNNNNNNNNNNNNNNNNNNNNNNNNNNNNNNNNNNNNNNNNNNNNNNNNNNNNNNNNNNNNNNNNNNNNNNNNNNNNNNNNNNNNNNNNNNNNNNNNNNNNNNNNNNNNNNNNNNNNNNNNNNNNNNNNNNNNNNNNNNNNNNNNNNNNNNNNNNNNNNNNNNNNNNNNNNNNNNNNNNNNNNNNNNNNNNNNNNNNNNNNNNNNNNNNNNNNNNNNNNNNNNNNNNNNNNNNNNNNNNNNNNNNNNNNNNNNNNNNNNNNNNNNNNNNNNNNNNNNNNNNNNNNNNNNNNNNNNNNNNNNNNNNNNNNNNNNNNNNNNNNNNNNNNNNNNNNNNNNNNNNNNNNNNNNNNNNNNNNNNNNNNNNNNNNNNNNNNNNNNNNNNNNNNNNNNNNNNNNNNNNNNNNNNNNNNNNNNNNNNNNNNNNNNNNNNNNNNNNNNNNNNNNNNNNNNNNNNNNNNNNNNNNNNNNNNNNNNNNNNNNNNNNNNNNNNNNNNNNNNNNNNNNNNNNNNNNNNNNNNNNNNNNNNNNNNNNNNNNNNNNNNNNNNNNNNNNNNNNNNNNNNNNNNNNNNNNNNNNNNNNNNNNNNNNNNNNNNNNNNNNNNNNNNNNNNNNNNNNNNNNNNNNNNNNNNNNNNNNNNNNNNNNNNNNNNNNNNNNNNNNNNNNNNNNNNNNNNNNNNNNNNNNNNNNNNNNNNNNNNNNNNNNNNNNNNNNNNNNNNNNNNNNNNNNNNNNNNNNNNNNNNNNNNNNNNNNNNNNNNNNNNNNNNNNNNNNNNNNNNNNNNNNNNNNNNNNNNNNNNNNNNNNNNNNNNNNNNNNNNNNNNNNNNNNNNNNNNNNNNNNNNNNNNNNNNNNNNNNNNNNNNNNNNNNNNNNNNNNNNNNNNNNNNNNNNNNNNNNNNNNNNNNNNNNNNNNNNNNNNNNNNNNNNNNNNNNNNNNNNNNNNNNNNNNNNNNNNNNNNNNNNNNNNNNNNNNNNNNNNNNNNNNNNNNNNNNNNNNNNNNNNNNNNNNNNNNNNNNNNNNNNNNNNNNNNNNNNNNNNNNNNNNNNNNNNNNNNNNNNNNNNNNNNNNNNNNNNNNNGGGGTCCCTGTTTGGGGGTTCCTATTTGGGATCCTTATTTAGGGCCATCACTTGGGGGTCCCTATTTGGGGGTCCCTATTTAGGGTCATTATTTGGGGTCCCTTATTTAGGGCCTTCATTTTGGGGgtccctatttggggtccctattATTTGGGGCCATCATTTGGGGTCCTTATTTAGGGCCTTCATTTTGGGGGTCCCTATTTAGGGCCATTATTTGGGTTCCTTATTTAGGGCCTTCATTTGGGGGTCCCTATTTGGGGGTCCCTATTTGGGATCCTTATTTGGGGCCTTCATTTGGGGGTCCCTATTTGGGGCCATTATTTGGGATCCCTATTTGGGGCCTTCATTTGGGGGTCCCTATTTGGGGCCATCATTTGAGGTCCCTATTTGGAATCCTTATTTGGGGCCATCATTTGGGGGTCCCTATTTGGGGGTCCCTATTTGGGGCCATCATTTGGGGGTCCCTATTTGGGGGTCCCTATTTGGGGCCATCATTTGGGTTCCTTATTTAGGGCCTTTATTTGGGGGTCCCTGTTTTGGATCCTTATTTGGGGTCTTCATTTGGGGTTCCCTATTTGGGGGCCATCACTTGGGGgtccctatttggggtccctattATTTGGGGCCCCCCTTTGTGGTctgtccccataacccccccccctttaaccccCTTTATCCCCTATAGGTTTTGAGCAGGAGGGACAGAcggccgccccccccccgcAGGACAGACAGCCGCTGCCTGCACGACGTGCACACCCTACACCAGCTGTATCTGCTGccgttttggggtgaaaaagggggaaattggGCAAATCTGGGGGGTTTTCTCATAGAATGGGGTGAATTGGTGGGAAATCCATCCAATTTGGGGGGGTTTATTaagaaaatggacaaaaatCGGCCATTCTTGGGAGGAAAATGGGAGGTTTTGGGGGCATCCCCTATTGAAACCCCATATTGGGGCTGAGCTGTTTCTGCTCcagttttggggtgaaatggggggAAATTGGGCAAATCTGGGGGGTTTTCTGATAGAATGGGGTGTAttggagccccccccccactcaTTAAGACCAATTAAGGCCGCAGTTAATTAACGTTCCTTAACGAGCGAAGCCTGGaccaggaggaggaagaggaagaggagcagctcctggatTCCTATTGCACCCCAGGCAAAGTGcggccccaaatccccccttttttaccccaaatNNNNNNNNNNNNNNNNNNNNNNNNNNNNNNNNNNNNNNNNNNNNNNNNNNNNNNNNNNNNNNNNNNNNNNNNNNNNNNNNNNNNNNNNNNNNNNNNNNNNNNNNNNNNNNNNNNNNNNNNNNNNNNNNNNNNNNNNNNNNNNNNNNNNNNNNNNNNNNNNNNNNNNNNNNNNNNNNNNNNNNNNNNNNNNNNNNNNNNNNNNNNNNNNNNNNNNNNNNNNNNNNNNNNNNNNNNNNNNNNNNNNNNNNNNNNNNNNNNNNNNNNNNNNNNNNNNNNNNNNNNNNNNNNNNNNNNNNNNNNNNNNNNNNNNNNNNNNNNNNNNNNNNNNNNNNNNNNNNNNNNNNNNNNNNNNNNNNNNNNNNNNNNNNNNNNNNNNNNNNNNNNNNNNNNNNNNNNNNNNNNNNNNNNNNNNNNNNNNNNNNNNNNNNNNNNNNNNNNNNNNNNNNNNNNNNNNNNNNNNNNNNNNNNNNNNNNNNNNNNNNNNNNNNNNNNNNNNNNNNNNNNNNNNNNNNNNNNNNNNNNNNNNNNNNNNNNNNNNNNNNNNNNNNNNNNNNNNNNNNNNNNNNNNNNNNNNNNNNNNNNNNNNNNNNNNNNNNNNNNNNNNNNNNNNNNNNNNNNNNNNNNNNNNNNNNNNNNNNNNNNNNNNNNNNNNNNNNNNNNNNNNNNNNNNNNNNNNNNNNNNNNNNNNNNNNNNNNNNNNNNNNNNNNNNNNNNNNNNNNNNNNNNNNNNNNNNNNNNNNNNNNNNNNNNNNNNNNNNNNNNNNNNNNNNNNNNNNNNNNNNNNNNNNNNNNNNNNNNNNNNNNNNNNNNNNNNNNNNNNNNNNNNNNNNNNNNNNNNNNNNNNNNNNNNNNNNNNNNNNNNNNNNNNNNNNNNNNNNNNNNNNNNNNNNNNNNNNNNNNNNNNNNNNNNNNNNNNNNNNNNNNNNNNNNNNNNNNNNNNNNNNNNNNNNNNNNNNNNNNNNNNNNNNNNNNNNNNNNNNNNNNNNNNNNNNNNNNNNNNNNNNNNNNNNNNNNNNNNNNNNNNNNNNNNNNNNNNNNNNNNNNNNNNNNNNNNNNNNNNNNNNNNNNNNNNNNNNNNNNNNNNNNNNNNNNNNNNNNNNNNNNNNNNNNNNNNNNNNNNNNNNNNNNNNNNNNNNNNNNNNNNNNNNNNNNNNNNNNNNNNNNNNNNNNNNNNNNNNNNNNNNNNNNNNNNNNNNNNNNNNNNNNNNNNNNNNNNNNNNNNNNNNNNNNNNNNNNNNNNNNNNNNNNNNNNNNNNNNNNNNNNNNNNNNNNNNNNNNNNNNNNNNNNNNNNNNNNNNNNNNNNNNNNNNNNNNNNNNNNNNNNNNNNNNNNNNNNNNNNNNNNNNNNNNNNNNNNNNNNNNNNNNNNNNNNNNNNNNNNNNNNNNNNNNNNNNNNNNNNNNNNNNNNNNNNNNNNNNNNNNNNNNNNNNNNNNNNNNNNNNNNNNNNNNNNNNNNNNNNNNNNNNNNNNNNNNNNNNNNNNNNNNNNNNNNNNNNNNNNNNNNNNNNNNNNNNNNNNNNNNNNNNNNNNNNNNNNNNNNNNNNNNNNNNNNNNNNNNNNNNNNNNNNNNNNNNNNNNNNNNNNNNNNNNNNNNNNNNNNNNNNNNNNNNNNNNNNNNNNNNNNNNNNNNNNNNNNNNNNNNNNNNNNNNNNNNNNNNNNNNNNNNNNNNNNNNNNNNNNNNNNNNNNNNNNNNNNNNNNNNNNNNNNNNNNNNNNNNNNNNNNNNNNNNNNNNNNNNNNNNNNNNNNNNNNNNNNNNNNNNNNNNNNNNNNNNNNNNNNNNNNNNNNNNNNNNNNNNNNNNNNNNNNNNNNNNNNNNNNNNNNNNNNNNNNNNNNNNNNNNNNNNNNNNNNNNNNNNNNNNNNNNNNNNNNNNNNNNNNNNNNNNNNNNNNNNNNNNNNNNNNNNNNNNNNNNNNNNNNNNNNNNNNNNNNNNNNNNNNNNNNNNNNNNNNNNNNNNNNNNNNNNNNNNNNNNNNNNNNNNNNNNNNNNNNNNNNNNNNNNNNNNNNNNNNNNNNNNNNNNNNNNNNNNNNNNNNNNNNNNNNNNNNNNNNNNNNNNNNNNNNNNNNNNNNNNNNNNNNNNNNNNNNNNNNNNNNNNNNNNNNNNNNNNNNNNNNNNNNNNNNNNNNNNNNNNNNNNNNNNNNNNNNNNNNNNNNNNNNNNNNNNNNNNNNNNNNNNNNNNNNNNNNNNNNNNNNNNNNNNNNNNNNNNNNNNNNNNNNNNNNNNNNNNNNNNNNNNNNNNNNNNNNNNNNNNNNNNNNNNNNNNNNNNNNNNNNNNNNNNNNNNNNNNNNNNNNNNNNNNNNNNNNNNNNNNNNNNNNNNNNNNNNNNNNNNNNNNNNNNNNNNNNNNNNNNNNNNNNNNNNNNNNNNNNNNNNNNNNNNNNNNNNNNNNNNNNNNNNNNNNNNNNNNNNNNNNNNNNNNNNNNNNNNNNNNNNNNNNNNNNNNNNNNNNNNNNNNNNNNNNNNNNNNNNNNNNNNNNNNNNNNNNNNNNNNNNNNNNNNNNNNNNNNNNNNNNNNNNNNNNNNNNNNNNNNNNNNNNNNNNNNNNNNNNNNNNNNNNNNNNNNNNNNNNNNNNNNNNNNNNNNNNNNGTCCTGagggtggttttggggtgatATTGCCCtatttggggtggttttggggtgctGTCCCTTTAAGGGGGAGTCTGGGGGTGGTTTAAGGGTGCTGGCCCTTTaaggggggtcctgggggtgaTATTGGGGTACTGTCCCTTTAAGGGGGGTCCTTGGGTGATATCGCCttatttggggtgtttttgggggCACTGTCCCTTTAAGGGGGTGCTGTCCCTTTAAGGGGGGGCCtgggggtggttttggggtgatATTGCCCtatttggggtgtttttggggtgcTGTCCCTTTAAGAGGGGTCCTTGGGGTGGTATTGCCTTATTTGGGGTGATATTGCCCtatttggggtgtttttggggtaCTGTCCCTTTAAGGGGGGAACCTGGGGGTGTTTTTGGGGGTGCTGTCCCTTTAAGGGGGGTCTTTGGGGTTTTTATTGCCTTATTTGGGGTGATATTGCCCtatttggggtggttttggggtaCTGTCCCTTTAAGAGGGGTCCTGGGGGTGGTTTTAGGATGCTGTCCCTTTAAGAGAGGGaacctggggctgcagccttcatttttggggtgattttgcccaatttggggtgtttttggggcTCTGACCCTTATGGGATGTGACtctgtggggttttggggtgtaatttccccctttttggggtgtttttggggttttttagtGCTGTTCtggaggatggaggagctgggagACGCTCTCAAGGCCCAGCACAACATCGAGGAGTTCGGGTCCCTGCTGATCCCAGCACAggtttggggtccctatggggcaggtttggggtccctatggggcaggtttggggtccttatagggcACAATctggggtccttatggggcaggtttggggtccctatggggcaggtttggggtccctatggggcaggtttggggtctctatggggcacagatTTAGGGTCCCNNNNNNNNNNNNNNNNNNNNNNNNNNNNNNNNNNNNNNNNNNNNNNNNNNNNNNNNNNNNNNNNNNNNNNNNNNNNNNNNNNNNNNNNNNNNNNNNNNNNNNNNNNNNNNNNNNNNNNNNNNNNNNNNNNNNNNNNNNNNNNNNNNNNNNNNNNNNNNNNNNNNNNNNNNNNNNNNNNNNNNNNNNNNNNNNNNNNNNNNNNNNNNNNNNNNNNNNNNNNNNNNNNNNNNNNNNNNNNNNNNNNNNNNNNNNNNNNNNNNNNNNNNNNNNNNNNNNNNNNNNNNNNNNNNNNNNNNNNNNNNNNNNNNNNNNNNNNNNNNNNNNNNNNNNNNNNNNNNNNNNNNNNNNNNNNNNNNNNNNNNNNNNNNNNNNNNNNNNNNNNNNNNNNNNNNNNNNNNNNNNNNNNNNNNNNNNNNNNNNNNNNNNNNNNNNNNNNNNNNNNNNNNNNNNNNNNNNNNNNNNNNNNNNNNNNNNNNNNNNNNNNNNNNNNNNNNNNNNNNNNNNNNNNNNNNNNNNNNNNNNNNNNNNNNNNNNNNNNNNNNNNNNNNNNNNNNNNNNNNNNNNNNNNNNNNNNNNNNNNNNNNNNNNNNNNNNNNNNNNNNNNNNNNNNNNNNNNNNNNNNNNNNNNNNNNNNNNNNNNNNNNNNNNNNNNNNNNNNNNNNNNNNNNNNNNNNNNNNNNNNNNNNNNNNNNNNNNNNNNNNNNNNNNNNNNNNNNNNNNNNNNNNNNNNNNNNNNNNNNNNNNNNNNNNNNCTATGGGGCACAAtctggggtccctatggggcaggtttggggtccctatggggcaggtttggggtccctatgggacaCAATctggtgtccctatggggcaggtttggggtccctatggggcaggtttggggtccctatggggcaggtttggggtctttatggggcaggtttggggtccctatggggcaggtttggggtctctatggggcaggtttggggtccctatggggcacagatTTAGGGTCCCTGTGGGGCAGgtttggggtccttatggggcaggtttggggtccctatggggcacaatctggggtccctgtggggttgATTTGGGATCTCAGTGGGGTCCCACTTTaaggtctctatggggcccacTATGGGACTCCCTTTGGGgccctctatggggtccctatggggtctctatgggtctctatggggtctgtgtcccataggaccccatggCGGTATTGGGGCTCATTGGCTGTGACAGCAATGGGAAGCTAtagggctctctatggggtccctatggggtccctatgggctccctatgggctccctatggggtccctatgggctctctatgggctctctatgggctctctatgggtcccactttggggtctctatgggccctCTATGGGCCctctttggggtctctatgggacccaccttggggtccctatggggtccctatggggtctctatggggtctgtgtcccataggaccccatggTGGTGTTGGGGTGCATTGGCTGTGACAGCAATGGGAAGCTATGGGGCCcactttggggtctctatggggtctctatggggtctctatggggtccctatagggtccctatggggtccctatgggtctctatagggtctctatgggtctctctgtcccataggaccccatggCGGTGCTGGGGCTCATTGGCTGTGACAGCAATGGGAGGCTGAATgcgctgtccgtggtgctggAGGGGGATCGGGACCGTTCGGCCGGGGCCCAAATCCCGCTGGACCTGTCGGGACTCAGCGACTTCTCCCTGTTCCCGGGGCAGGTGCTGGTTCCCATGGGGTGTTTTGGGCTGAAAAAGGCCGATTTTGGGTGTTTTGGGGCGGTTTTGGCTGATGGGGTTTGTGGTGGTTTTAGGTTGTGGTGGTGGAGGGGAACAACAGCACCGGGAAGAGGATGGTGGTAACAAGGGTCTATGAGGTGAGAGAACGGCACAATCTTCATcgtcatcttcatcatcatcatcatcttcatcatcttcatcttcatcgtcatcttcatcatcatcatcttcatcttcatcgTCTTCATCTTCGTCATCATcgtcatcttcatcatcatcttcatcatcttcatcatcatcatcttcatcttcatcgtcatcttcatcttcattatcttcatcgtcatcatcatcgtcatcttcatcttcatcatcttcatcatcatcatcgtcatcttcatcgtcatcatcatcatcttcatcttcatcttcatcatcttcatcgtcatcatcatcgtcatcttcatcttcatcatcttcatcttcatcatcgtcttcatcatcttcatcttcatcgtcttcatcctcttcatcgtcttcatcatcttcatcatcgtcatcatcttcatcatcatcttcatcgtcatcttcatcatcttcatcttcatcgtcatcttcatcatcatcatcatcttcatcatcttcttcatcttcatcttcatcgtcttcatcttcatcatcatcatcttcatcatcatcttcatcttcatcatcatcttcatcctca
The Coturnix japonica isolate 7356 unplaced genomic scaffold, Coturnix japonica 2.1 chrUnrandom477, whole genome shotgun sequence DNA segment above includes these coding regions:
- the POLA2 gene encoding DNA polymerase alpha subunit B, with translation MAANQGSPVLSRRDRRPPPPRRTDSRCLHDVHTLHQLLDQEEEEEEEQLLDSYCTPGKVRPQIPPFLCPIWGVFGALTLMGCDSVGFWGVISPFLGCFWGFLVLFWRMEELGDALKAQHNIEEFGSLLIPAQDPMAVLGLIGCDSNGRLNALSVVLEGDRDRSAGAQIPLDLSGLSDFSLFPGQVVVVEGNNSTGKRMVVTRVYEFGPFLDTKHEQVESCRLLLPFAEVFRLCVRTLVEGTRSAGSHLVFIPSHRDAHHHFVYPQPPFVCPELPKEDKARVHFMPDPCTLEINGAVLGLTSTDVLFHLGTEEISRSSGTSDRFSRILQHILTQRRWLQWTQKGAFFGVK